A stretch of Desulfotalea psychrophila LSv54 DNA encodes these proteins:
- a CDS encoding (deoxy)nucleoside triphosphate pyrophosphohydrolase yields MKQIEVVAGIIINQDKILCMKRGISKFTYVSQKFEFPGGKVEDKETYRQALAREIREELRIEIEIGEKLMVVNHTYPDFQIRMHCYLCSSENRKITLTEHIESKWLYCQELNQLDWAAADIPAVKRLMECKNAPAT; encoded by the coding sequence ATGAAACAAATTGAAGTTGTAGCTGGCATTATTATCAATCAGGATAAGATATTATGTATGAAGCGCGGCATATCTAAATTCACCTATGTCTCGCAAAAATTTGAATTCCCCGGCGGCAAGGTAGAAGACAAAGAGACATACCGCCAGGCCCTGGCAAGAGAGATAAGAGAGGAACTACGAATTGAGATAGAGATAGGAGAGAAGCTGATGGTGGTAAACCATACCTATCCTGATTTTCAGATCAGAATGCACTGCTATCTCTGTTCCAGTGAGAACAGGAAGATCACCTTAACGGAACATATTGAGAGCAAATGGCTCTACTGCCAAGAGCTTAACCAACTCGACTGGGCCGCCGCAGATATCCCCGCGGTTAAAAGGTTAATGGAGTGTAAAAATGCACCCGCAACCTGA
- a CDS encoding DUF3089 domain-containing protein translates to MKYNQIFAILLLLLCSCARQGSGEAIVDTVPNYSQSSSWLYQPGRVNKPIDLFYVYPTIYAEKNPANMNIGNRELRQRARHLIDAQASVYGESANIFAPLYRQMSMARLDGNSDALQSPFFQKGYEDVARAFDFYLQHLNGGRPFILAGHSQGSMVLIQLMRKKFADRALQKKLVAAYLIGYSVTAEDFKNYPWMKPAQGASDTGVIISYNTQSITAKDSPVLLPGAYGINPLNWSRTEPANKSMNRGAVFFRDNEIEREIPHYAGAYIDPATGALITQLPEKLNTGSFPAGVYHRFDYALWFRNLEENVQNRCETYLSTK, encoded by the coding sequence ATGAAATATAACCAGATATTTGCCATTCTCCTCCTCCTTCTCTGCAGCTGTGCCAGGCAAGGCAGTGGGGAGGCCATCGTCGACACTGTGCCCAACTACAGCCAATCATCCTCCTGGCTCTATCAACCGGGAAGAGTCAATAAACCCATTGATCTCTTTTATGTCTATCCCACCATCTATGCTGAGAAAAACCCAGCCAATATGAATATAGGCAACAGAGAGTTACGACAACGGGCTCGCCATCTAATAGATGCCCAGGCCAGTGTCTACGGGGAAAGTGCCAATATATTTGCCCCCCTCTACCGGCAGATGTCCATGGCCAGACTTGATGGCAACTCAGATGCCTTGCAAAGCCCCTTCTTCCAAAAGGGCTATGAAGATGTTGCCCGAGCCTTTGACTTTTACCTGCAACACCTCAATGGCGGCAGACCTTTCATCCTTGCCGGCCATAGCCAGGGGTCAATGGTACTCATCCAGTTGATGCGGAAAAAATTTGCCGACAGAGCATTACAAAAAAAACTGGTGGCCGCCTACCTGATAGGGTACTCGGTAACAGCTGAAGATTTCAAAAACTATCCATGGATGAAGCCTGCCCAAGGCGCAAGTGATACAGGCGTTATCATCTCCTATAATACTCAATCGATCACGGCTAAGGATTCACCGGTACTCCTGCCCGGTGCCTATGGCATCAATCCCCTTAACTGGAGCAGAACGGAGCCAGCAAATAAATCCATGAACCGGGGGGCCGTCTTTTTTAGAGACAATGAAATAGAGCGGGAGATCCCGCACTATGCAGGGGCCTACATCGATCCTGCAACGGGGGCACTGATTACCCAACTACCGGAAAAACTTAACACTGGCTCCTTTCCCGCGGGGGTTTACCACCGATTTGACTACGCCCTCTGGTTTCGCAACCTGGAAGAGAACGTACAAAATCGCTGTGAAACATATCTCTCCACCAAGTAA
- a CDS encoding DUF1643 domain-containing protein has product MKKTITIYHFTEVEQTGIVGHFSADRKHRAYLHIPFKKRESRPMLCIVGQNPSRADELVADRTVQYFEKFVFTHLPQYGGIIMLNLYSRFDTNKEEASDLIRPDCDRVLAEIITGHEDFLVAYGKIQNKGAYQFRERALYLKDLLTGKNIYKIDIGSTYPPHPGNSALCYHRFHKICPYEFADIS; this is encoded by the coding sequence ATGAAAAAAACAATAACAATCTACCATTTTACCGAGGTTGAGCAGACAGGCATTGTCGGCCACTTCAGTGCAGACAGAAAACACCGCGCCTATCTCCATATCCCCTTTAAGAAAAGAGAGTCAAGACCAATGCTCTGCATCGTCGGGCAAAACCCGAGTAGGGCAGATGAACTGGTAGCCGACAGAACTGTTCAGTATTTTGAAAAATTTGTCTTCACCCATCTCCCCCAATATGGGGGGATCATTATGCTCAACCTCTACAGCCGTTTTGATACCAACAAGGAGGAGGCCAGTGATCTGATACGGCCGGACTGCGACCGGGTACTGGCAGAGATCATCACAGGACATGAGGATTTCCTTGTTGCCTATGGAAAAATACAAAATAAGGGTGCATACCAATTCCGCGAGCGGGCCCTCTATCTCAAGGACCTCCTTACGGGAAAAAATATTTATAAGATAGATATTGGGAGCACCTACCCGCCCCATCCGGGAAACAGTGCCCTCTGTTATCACCGCTTTCATAAAATATGCCCCTATGAATTTGCTGATATCTCCTAA
- a CDS encoding ABC-F family ATP-binding cassette domain-containing protein — protein MIHLTNIHKQYGSQVLFRGASLQVLPATRTGLVGANGAGKTSVFRLMMGEEEADKGEISCSKKTVIGYFSQDVGEMSGRSVLDEVMSAAGEIVAMGARMREMEARMGEPMSDDEMAALLEEYGNTVDAFEHRGGYELDSQAKEILTGLRFSNSDLILPVESFSGGWKMRIALAKILLIGPDVLLLDEPTNHLDIESILWLESWLTNEFKGALLMTCHDREFMNRIVSRIIEIGNEGATTYGGDYDFYLKEREIRREQLLASYRRQQEMLSKEEDFIAKFAARVSHAAQVQSRIKKLDKIERIVLPPEQRVMKFDFPVPPRSGDDVLHLKDLGKEWQTAHGEIKPVFSGLTGSIRRLEKIALVGVNGAGKSTLLKVITGQTEATSGEVLTGASLATGYFSQHSMDLLYPGQTVFEAVQETLPLENIGTIRNLLAAFLFQGDDVDKKISSLSGGEKSRVVLAKMLAQPLNFLVLDEPTNHLDIQSREVLLKALKKFEGTLILVSHDRHFLRSLVNRVFEIDHGEMRSYEGDYDYYLREHEKHNI, from the coding sequence ATGATACATTTAACCAATATCCACAAACAGTATGGTTCGCAGGTGTTATTCCGCGGTGCCAGCCTGCAGGTTTTACCCGCAACTCGTACTGGCCTTGTCGGGGCCAATGGTGCAGGCAAGACATCTGTCTTTCGCCTTATGATGGGCGAAGAAGAGGCGGATAAGGGCGAAATTTCCTGTTCCAAAAAAACGGTGATTGGCTATTTTTCCCAGGATGTGGGAGAGATGTCCGGTAGGTCTGTCCTTGACGAGGTGATGTCGGCCGCAGGCGAGATTGTTGCCATGGGCGCAAGAATGAGGGAGATGGAAGCCCGGATGGGCGAACCCATGAGCGACGATGAGATGGCCGCCCTCCTAGAAGAGTACGGCAACACCGTCGATGCCTTTGAGCACCGTGGTGGCTACGAGCTGGACTCCCAAGCCAAGGAGATCCTGACCGGCCTGCGCTTTAGCAACTCCGATCTGATTCTGCCCGTCGAAAGTTTTAGTGGTGGCTGGAAGATGCGAATCGCCCTTGCTAAAATCCTTCTGATCGGCCCCGATGTACTCCTCCTCGATGAGCCCACTAACCACCTTGATATAGAGTCCATACTCTGGCTTGAATCATGGCTGACCAATGAATTCAAGGGGGCCCTGCTTATGACCTGCCATGACCGGGAATTCATGAACAGGATTGTTTCCCGAATCATTGAGATTGGCAACGAAGGAGCCACCACCTATGGCGGTGACTACGACTTCTACCTCAAGGAAAGGGAAATACGCCGGGAACAGCTACTGGCAAGTTATCGTCGACAGCAGGAGATGCTGTCTAAAGAAGAAGATTTTATCGCCAAATTTGCTGCTCGGGTCTCCCATGCAGCCCAGGTCCAGTCCCGGATAAAAAAGCTTGATAAGATTGAGCGCATTGTCCTGCCTCCCGAACAGAGGGTGATGAAGTTTGACTTCCCCGTCCCACCTCGAAGTGGAGACGATGTCCTTCATCTGAAGGACCTTGGTAAAGAGTGGCAGACTGCCCATGGTGAGATCAAACCTGTTTTCAGCGGCCTCACAGGCTCTATTCGCAGGTTGGAAAAAATTGCCCTGGTCGGGGTCAACGGTGCAGGTAAATCAACCCTGCTCAAGGTGATCACAGGCCAGACCGAAGCCACAAGCGGAGAGGTGCTTACCGGCGCCAGTCTCGCAACCGGCTATTTCAGTCAGCACAGTATGGATCTGCTCTATCCTGGCCAGACTGTCTTTGAGGCAGTTCAAGAAACCCTACCACTTGAAAATATAGGCACCATTCGAAATCTTCTGGCAGCTTTTTTATTCCAGGGAGACGACGTAGATAAGAAAATTTCCTCCCTTTCGGGCGGCGAAAAAAGTCGTGTGGTGCTGGCAAAAATGCTTGCCCAACCTCTCAACTTTCTGGTCCTTGATGAGCCTACCAACCACCTTGATATTCAGTCACGCGAGGTACTGCTCAAGGCACTCAAGAAGTTTGAAGGCACCCTTATTTTAGTAAGCCACGACCGGCACTTTCTACGCTCGCTCGTTAACCGTGTATTTGAGATCGACCACGGCGAAATGCGTAGCTATGAGGGAGATTATGATTATTATCTCCGTGAACACGAAAAGCATAACATTTAA
- the nadA gene encoding quinolinate synthase NadA has product MATKKQATTASLTLPSFDVPSHPLRTPMTPEAKNALKDEIKTLLKEQNGVLVAHYYTDGDIQDLAEETGGCVADSLEMARFGTEHPADTLVVAGVKFMGETAKILNNEKRVLMPDLAATCSLDEGCPSDIFSDFCDQYPDHTVVVYANTSAAVKARADWVVTSGIALSIIDHLAKKGEKILWGPDRHLGGYVQRLTGAEMIFWPGSCVVHEEFKAAALELLRAKHPEAAILVHPESPASIVAQADVIGSTTALIKAVQSMPNKEFIVATDMGIFNKMRQLAPDKVLIEAPTAGEGATCHSCANCPWMGMNSLEKIAHSLRTGAGEILVSPELAVKAVLPIRRMLDFAKTLKK; this is encoded by the coding sequence ATGGCCACAAAAAAACAAGCTACTACTGCTTCACTGACTCTTCCCTCATTTGACGTTCCATCCCATCCCCTCAGGACACCCATGACTCCTGAGGCAAAGAATGCCCTAAAGGATGAGATAAAGACCCTGCTCAAAGAGCAAAACGGGGTCTTGGTCGCTCATTACTATACCGATGGTGACATACAGGATCTTGCCGAAGAGACAGGCGGTTGTGTTGCCGACTCACTGGAGATGGCCCGTTTTGGCACCGAACACCCTGCCGACACCCTGGTGGTTGCCGGAGTGAAGTTCATGGGTGAGACCGCAAAGATTCTCAACAATGAGAAGCGAGTCCTTATGCCTGATCTGGCTGCAACCTGCTCATTAGACGAAGGTTGCCCCAGCGATATTTTCTCTGATTTTTGCGATCAATACCCTGATCACACCGTGGTTGTTTATGCCAACACCAGTGCTGCCGTAAAAGCCCGGGCTGACTGGGTCGTTACCTCTGGAATTGCCCTCTCCATCATTGACCATCTTGCTAAAAAGGGTGAAAAGATCCTTTGGGGCCCCGACCGTCATCTCGGTGGCTACGTTCAGCGCCTCACCGGAGCTGAGATGATCTTCTGGCCCGGTTCCTGCGTTGTCCACGAAGAGTTTAAGGCAGCAGCCCTTGAATTGCTCCGAGCCAAACATCCCGAAGCAGCGATTCTTGTTCATCCAGAATCACCTGCCTCGATTGTGGCTCAGGCCGATGTGATTGGCTCCACCACCGCCCTTATTAAAGCCGTGCAGAGTATGCCAAACAAGGAATTTATTGTAGCCACAGACATGGGTATCTTCAACAAGATGCGCCAGTTGGCTCCTGATAAGGTTCTTATTGAAGCACCCACCGCCGGCGAAGGCGCCACCTGCCACAGCTGTGCAAACTGCCCGTGGATGGGCATGAACTCTCTAGAGAAAATTGCCCATAGTCTGCGTACAGGTGCAGGAGAGATCCTCGTCTCTCCGGAGCTGGCCGTCAAGGCCGTACTCCCGATTCGCCGCATGCTAGACTTTGCCAAGACCCTGAAGAAATAG
- a CDS encoding tRNA-queuosine alpha-mannosyltransferase domain-containing protein, with product MKKILILEPYYGGSHKQFLDKIEGVVEADCLFMTLPARKWKMRMQLSAPWFVQSLGELLPEERFFDTVLCSTFVDVAVLRALVSSLKGWNPATLFCTYFHENQFVYPNQEAAPDNRQFTAINFTTALASDRIAFNSVFNRQSFLESCRRYLSYASDMKLPRLLVELEEKSCVLYPGLDFTSIDAISLSPVPEAGAPVIVWNHRWEHDKNPEEFFAALTQLQSRGIAFRLIVLGQSFRNSPACFAQAEVAFREEMIHFGYAESYEAYAQLLQRADIVVSTAIHEFYGVAVIEAVRAGCVPLLPRRLSYPELFAEEYLYDEGQLTNRLQSLLDEGGKVGSQQAVAMTEGFSWTSLADAYRQWLLAE from the coding sequence ATGAAAAAAATTCTTATCCTTGAACCATACTATGGGGGCTCCCATAAACAGTTTCTTGACAAAATCGAGGGCGTCGTTGAAGCGGATTGTCTCTTTATGACCCTGCCTGCCCGTAAATGGAAGATGCGTATGCAGCTCTCTGCGCCCTGGTTTGTCCAATCTCTTGGCGAACTGCTTCCTGAAGAACGTTTTTTTGATACTGTTCTCTGCTCAACCTTTGTCGATGTTGCCGTTTTAAGGGCCCTCGTTTCAAGCCTTAAGGGTTGGAACCCTGCCACCCTTTTTTGTACCTATTTTCACGAGAATCAGTTTGTCTATCCCAATCAGGAGGCCGCCCCGGATAATCGTCAATTTACGGCAATTAATTTTACCACAGCCCTGGCCAGTGATCGGATTGCCTTTAACAGTGTTTTTAATCGCCAATCTTTTTTAGAGAGCTGCAGGCGGTATTTAAGCTATGCATCTGATATGAAGCTTCCCCGGCTGCTTGTCGAACTGGAGGAGAAGAGCTGTGTCCTCTATCCGGGTCTTGATTTTACCAGCATCGATGCCATCTCTTTGTCCCCAGTACCCGAGGCTGGAGCGCCTGTTATTGTCTGGAATCATCGCTGGGAGCATGACAAAAATCCAGAAGAATTTTTTGCAGCCCTTACTCAACTGCAGAGTCGGGGTATTGCCTTTCGTCTGATTGTCCTGGGCCAATCCTTTCGTAATAGCCCTGCCTGTTTTGCTCAGGCCGAGGTTGCCTTCAGGGAGGAGATGATCCATTTTGGCTATGCAGAAAGCTATGAGGCCTATGCTCAGCTTTTACAGAGGGCTGATATTGTGGTTTCCACTGCAATCCATGAATTTTATGGTGTTGCCGTTATTGAGGCTGTGCGTGCAGGTTGTGTGCCGCTCCTGCCACGTCGCCTCTCCTATCCAGAACTTTTTGCCGAGGAATATCTGTATGATGAGGGGCAGCTGACCAATAGGTTGCAGTCTCTTCTTGATGAGGGGGGGAAGGTGGGTTCTCAGCAGGCGGTGGCTATGACCGAGGGTTTTAGTTGGACGAGCCTGGCCGATGCTTATAGGCAGTGGCTGTTGGCCGAATAA
- a CDS encoding YkgJ family cysteine cluster protein: MKKMDRLLALWQSLRKFSYRGLLLQGKLRLSETELFVAGDCGRCGACCRSLSLEGPDGWLRSATTFAGLVRSNPEYERFILTGRDGQGYLLFTCCHLSEDGLCGDYSNRPAVCRGFPHKDLLLCGGELPTGCHYQFVEKRSFSQVLDKKIKKQAGGEFSSRL, translated from the coding sequence ATGAAAAAAATGGATAGACTGCTCGCCCTTTGGCAGAGCCTGCGAAAATTTTCTTATAGGGGGCTACTTCTTCAGGGTAAACTTCGCCTTTCTGAAACCGAGTTGTTTGTAGCAGGAGATTGTGGCCGATGTGGTGCCTGTTGTCGCAGTCTAAGTCTGGAGGGGCCGGATGGTTGGCTTCGTTCAGCTACGACCTTCGCTGGCCTTGTTCGCTCAAATCCTGAATATGAACGTTTTATCCTGACTGGCAGGGATGGCCAGGGCTACCTGCTCTTTACCTGTTGTCATCTCAGTGAGGATGGTCTTTGCGGGGATTATTCTAATCGTCCCGCCGTCTGTCGAGGCTTTCCTCATAAGGATCTCCTGCTCTGTGGTGGAGAATTGCCGACGGGTTGCCACTATCAATTTGTGGAGAAGAGATCTTTCAGCCAGGTTCTTGATAAAAAAATTAAAAAGCAGGCCGGTGGAGAGTTCTCTTCCCGCCTCTGA
- the ppsR gene encoding pyruvate, phosphate dikinase/phosphoenolpyruvate synthase regulator, with protein sequence MKNIRHIYYVSENTGLLAKDSGKSLLCQFPGVEFQEELLPFIRTKDDAQRTINAIREKCGEEKPIIFSTIFDPEINKILQHEDVILLNICEPFLTQLEGMLGKNALRASGHSRNVDQQIMSNRVDAIHYTISHDDGTAIMDYEEADLIIVGVSRSGKTPISVFLATQMGIKTANYPLVEQDLTFCQLPEDIIKNKHKVVGLSISPDVLHTFREQRYKGSHYAQMSTCKRETLQSKRIFEKYDLPVVFSDARSIEETATQVAQELSKQWNPIF encoded by the coding sequence ATGAAAAACATAAGACACATATACTATGTATCTGAAAACACAGGCCTACTGGCAAAAGACTCGGGCAAATCCCTACTCTGCCAATTTCCAGGGGTTGAATTCCAGGAAGAACTCCTACCCTTTATCCGAACTAAGGATGATGCCCAAAGAACCATCAATGCCATCAGAGAAAAATGCGGTGAAGAAAAACCTATTATTTTTTCCACCATCTTTGATCCAGAGATAAACAAAATCCTCCAGCACGAGGATGTTATCCTCCTTAATATCTGTGAACCATTCCTCACTCAACTTGAGGGAATGCTTGGAAAAAATGCCCTCCGTGCAAGTGGTCACTCTCGCAATGTCGATCAACAGATCATGAGCAACAGAGTCGATGCCATCCACTACACCATCTCCCATGACGATGGCACCGCAATCATGGACTATGAAGAGGCTGATCTTATCATTGTCGGAGTCTCAAGGTCCGGCAAGACTCCCATTTCCGTATTCCTTGCCACTCAGATGGGAATCAAGACAGCAAACTACCCTCTGGTTGAACAAGATCTAACCTTCTGTCAACTTCCTGAAGATATTATCAAAAACAAGCACAAGGTGGTGGGACTCTCTATATCACCGGATGTACTTCATACCTTTCGCGAACAGAGATATAAGGGCAGCCACTATGCGCAGATGTCTACCTGTAAAAGGGAAACTCTTCAATCAAAAAGAATTTTTGAAAAATACGATCTCCCCGTTGTCTTCTCCGATGCCAGATCCATTGAAGAGACGGCAACCCAGGTTGCCCAGGAGTTAAGCAAACAATGGAACCCCATCTTTTAA
- a CDS encoding YchJ family protein encodes MITTESTCPCGSEEPFGKCCLRIINNHSLAKTAEELMRSRYTAFVIKDNGYILKTWSKKTRPRKLQEDINPIQWIDLIIENTSKGLAEDTTGEVEFTVHFLEGKEFCVLHEKSRFRKSKNLWYYIDGDCELKRESLSLKK; translated from the coding sequence ATGATAACTACAGAGAGCACCTGCCCCTGCGGCAGCGAAGAACCTTTCGGCAAATGTTGCCTGCGAATAATCAACAATCATTCTCTGGCCAAAACAGCCGAGGAGCTGATGCGCTCACGCTATACCGCCTTTGTCATCAAGGACAACGGATATATTTTAAAAACATGGAGCAAGAAAACCCGGCCACGGAAACTACAGGAGGATATCAATCCCATCCAGTGGATTGATCTGATCATTGAAAACACCAGCAAAGGCCTCGCAGAAGATACAACGGGAGAAGTCGAATTTACGGTCCACTTCCTAGAGGGAAAGGAATTTTGCGTCCTGCATGAAAAGAGCAGATTTCGCAAAAGCAAAAACCTTTGGTACTATATTGATGGTGACTGTGAGCTAAAAAGAGAGTCCCTCTCTCTGAAAAAGTAA
- a CDS encoding xanthine dehydrogenase family protein molybdopterin-binding subunit: protein MSKFKVVGQNIKRRDGVDKTTGRGLFTSDMSLPGMLHAKVLRSPHPHAKIVSIDVSAAEKMIGVRAIMTHENGPKNLFNAAAPMFLTAPHLERVLDQYLFDDIVRYVGDEVAAVAATTEAIAEQAIKLIRVEYEILPAVLDLEEAMGPDAPELHGDKGCTPEGKNIPGEIIRIPYGDIEKGLAESEVIIEKSFKLPIVKQVQMETQSAVAQVDGNGEVTVWSTTQTPHPTKAILGKIFAMPASKIRVLAPPYVGGGFGVRIGLSGLAEPIAMALAMLAKKPVKLVYSRKEDFIASDTRHPAVVTVKLGADRDGTFRALDVKALFGTGAYCSFGAELPGVCGAMTLAIYRIPHQRYYGHSVYTNQTIGGAMRGFGNPQGNLALEQVVDLMAIELGMDAYELRMKNITQVGDKWCLPFPCLSSELAECMRQGAESIGWKRRGSLNSPGSKKVRGLGMAVGTHVSNAWPFCVDYDNAYVTIQSDGTANVASGVPELGTGVCTSLVQIAAETLSMDVDKISLTYGDTQSTPFDIGSHASRTCYAAGLAIQIAATDAKKQMLEYAAPLFSVTPEDLQIKDDRVELVDATVASEHCSLDDIAGGKGNSVTLEELVYHAHVRNKQFIGVARNVPANAAPWHACFAEVEVDKETGQVEVIKLAAAHDVGTAINPMIVEGQIEGGAVQGIGYALTEEIRYNNRGGQVNSSMHNYMLPTAEDIPPIDAIIVEASDPTGPFGAKGAGECSLVCPASAIANAVADATGIRFVELPITPERVFAALHLEN from the coding sequence ATGAGTAAATTTAAGGTTGTTGGCCAAAATATCAAGAGACGTGATGGGGTGGATAAGACCACGGGCAGGGGGCTTTTTACCAGTGATATGTCCTTGCCGGGTATGTTGCACGCAAAGGTGTTACGCAGTCCCCATCCTCACGCTAAAATTGTCAGTATTGATGTTTCAGCAGCAGAAAAGATGATCGGTGTCCGGGCCATAATGACCCATGAAAATGGACCTAAAAATCTGTTTAATGCGGCCGCGCCAATGTTTCTTACCGCTCCTCATCTTGAAAGAGTTCTGGATCAGTACCTCTTTGATGATATTGTCCGTTATGTGGGCGACGAGGTTGCTGCTGTTGCCGCCACCACCGAGGCCATTGCCGAGCAGGCGATAAAGCTTATTCGGGTGGAATATGAGATTTTGCCTGCGGTTCTTGATCTTGAGGAGGCCATGGGCCCGGATGCTCCGGAATTGCATGGTGACAAGGGATGTACGCCCGAGGGCAAGAACATTCCCGGTGAAATCATCAGGATTCCCTATGGTGATATTGAGAAGGGCTTGGCGGAATCTGAGGTAATTATTGAGAAATCCTTTAAGCTTCCCATTGTCAAGCAGGTACAGATGGAGACCCAGAGCGCCGTGGCTCAGGTTGATGGTAACGGTGAGGTCACTGTCTGGTCTACCACTCAGACTCCCCATCCGACTAAGGCAATCCTCGGTAAGATTTTTGCTATGCCGGCGAGCAAAATACGTGTTTTGGCACCTCCCTATGTCGGTGGCGGTTTTGGGGTGCGTATTGGCTTGAGTGGTCTGGCTGAACCCATTGCCATGGCTCTGGCAATGCTTGCCAAAAAACCTGTAAAGCTTGTCTATAGTCGTAAGGAAGATTTTATCGCTTCCGATACACGTCATCCTGCCGTGGTCACCGTTAAGCTTGGTGCTGACAGGGATGGAACGTTCCGGGCTCTGGATGTGAAGGCTCTTTTTGGTACGGGCGCTTACTGTAGCTTTGGGGCAGAGCTTCCCGGTGTTTGTGGGGCAATGACCCTGGCCATTTACCGCATACCGCACCAACGCTACTACGGGCACAGTGTTTATACCAATCAGACTATTGGCGGAGCCATGCGTGGCTTTGGTAATCCACAGGGAAATCTGGCCCTTGAGCAGGTTGTGGATTTGATGGCCATTGAACTTGGTATGGACGCCTATGAATTGCGGATGAAAAATATCACGCAGGTTGGAGATAAGTGGTGTCTACCCTTCCCTTGTCTGAGCAGCGAACTTGCAGAGTGTATGCGACAGGGAGCGGAGAGTATCGGTTGGAAACGTCGCGGTAGCCTGAACAGCCCGGGCAGCAAAAAGGTGCGTGGTTTGGGAATGGCCGTTGGTACCCATGTAAGTAACGCTTGGCCCTTTTGTGTTGACTACGACAATGCCTATGTGACAATCCAGTCCGACGGCACAGCCAATGTTGCCTCTGGTGTTCCTGAATTGGGAACAGGGGTATGTACCTCATTGGTACAAATTGCTGCTGAAACCCTGAGTATGGATGTAGATAAAATTTCACTGACCTATGGTGATACCCAGAGCACGCCTTTTGACATTGGCAGTCACGCCAGTCGTACCTGTTATGCCGCCGGATTGGCTATTCAGATAGCTGCTACGGATGCAAAGAAACAGATGCTGGAATACGCGGCCCCCCTTTTTAGTGTTACCCCGGAAGATCTGCAGATAAAGGATGACAGGGTAGAGTTAGTGGATGCTACGGTTGCCTCAGAGCACTGTTCGCTGGATGATATAGCGGGGGGCAAGGGAAATTCCGTTACCCTTGAAGAGTTGGTTTATCATGCCCATGTCCGTAATAAGCAGTTTATCGGTGTGGCAAGAAATGTACCGGCAAATGCCGCCCCTTGGCATGCATGTTTTGCCGAGGTCGAGGTGGACAAAGAGACAGGACAGGTTGAGGTGATTAAGCTTGCCGCCGCCCATGATGTAGGGACTGCCATTAATCCGATGATTGTAGAGGGACAGATTGAGGGAGGGGCTGTTCAAGGTATCGGTTACGCCCTCACTGAAGAGATTCGCTACAACAATCGTGGCGGCCAGGTTAACAGCAGTATGCATAATTATATGCTACCCACAGCAGAAGATATTCCCCCCATTGATGCCATTATTGTGGAGGCAAGTGATCCTACTGGCCCCTTCGGCGCCAAGGGGGCCGGAGAGTGTAGTCTGGTTTGTCCGGCATCGGCAATCGCCAATGCCGTGGCTGATGCAACCGGCATTAGATTTGTTGAGTTGCCGATCACCCCAGAACGAGTGTTTGCGGCTCTTCATTTAGAGAATTAG
- a CDS encoding (2Fe-2S)-binding protein, giving the protein MSKQLITFTLNGEPVEVYVDPFELFVDVLRDKLHLTGTKKGCGEGGCGSCTVLVNGKAVNSCLLPAMRVIGTKVETIEGVESSKGLHPLQTSFIEKGAVQCGFCTPGMIMSSKALLDKNKSPSKDQIREAVSGNVCRCTGYVKIEDAIEDAARKLRASAVKGEKYE; this is encoded by the coding sequence ATGAGTAAACAACTAATCACCTTCACCTTGAACGGTGAGCCGGTAGAAGTCTATGTGGATCCATTTGAACTCTTTGTCGACGTTTTGCGGGATAAGCTGCATTTAACTGGTACCAAAAAGGGCTGTGGAGAGGGCGGCTGCGGTTCCTGTACCGTGCTTGTTAACGGTAAGGCTGTGAACTCCTGTCTTCTGCCAGCCATGCGTGTTATCGGTACCAAGGTTGAGACCATTGAGGGGGTAGAGAGCAGTAAAGGGCTTCATCCTCTGCAAACCAGCTTTATTGAGAAGGGTGCTGTGCAGTGCGGTTTTTGTACTCCGGGTATGATTATGTCGAGTAAGGCCCTGCTTGATAAAAATAAATCTCCTTCGAAGGATCAGATTCGAGAAGCAGTTTCCGGGAATGTCTGTCGTTGTACCGGATATGTGAAAATTGAAGATGCTATTGAAGATGCCGCTCGTAAGTTAAGAGCCTCGGCGGTAAAGGGAGAGAAATATGAGTAA